Proteins found in one Miscanthus floridulus cultivar M001 chromosome 4, ASM1932011v1, whole genome shotgun sequence genomic segment:
- the LOC136549896 gene encoding heat stress transcription factor B-1-like: MEEAAAASKSSGGGPAPFLTKTHQMVEERATDEVISWAEQGRSFVVWKPVELARDLLPLHFKHCNFSSFVRQLNTYGFRKVAPDRWEFANDNFRRGEQGLLSGIRRRKSTTPQSSNKSGGSGGVNVAFPPPLPPPPPPPASATTSGGNERSSSSASSPPRADQLTSENEQLKKDNRTLSTELAQARRHCEELLGFLSRFLDVRQLDLRLLMQGEEDVRAAGVAAGDDDAQQAQRRAAVANLQLERGGGGEEGKSVKLFGVLLKDAAARKRGRCEEAVASERPIKMIRVGEPWVGVPSSGPGRCGGEN, encoded by the exons ATGGAAGAAGCCGCGGCGGCGTCGaagagcagcggcggcgggccGGCGCCGTTCCTGACGAAGACGCACCAGATGGTGGAGGAGCGGGCGACGGACGAGGTGATCTCGTGGGCGGAGCAGGGCCGCTCCTTCGTGGTGTGGAAGCCCGTGGAGCTGGCGCGCGACCTCCTCCCGCTCCACTTCAAGCACTGCAACTTCTCCTCCTTCGTCCGCCAGCTCAACACCTAC GGTTTCCGGAAGGTGGCGCCGGACCGGTGGGAGTTCGCGAACGACAACTTCCGGCGAGGCGAGCAAGGCCTCCTGTCGGGCATCCGTCGCCGCAAGTCAACGACGCCGCAGTCATCCAACAAgtccggcggcagcggcggcgtgaACGTGGCGTTCCCTCCGCCGTTACCCCCTCCCCCGCCGCCTCCCGCGTCGGCCACCACGTCTGGCGGCAACGAACGCAGCTCGTCATCGGCGTCGTCGCCGCCACGGGCCGACCAGCTGACCAGCGAGAACGAGCAGCTCAAGAAGGACAACCGCACGCTGTCCACCGAGCTGGCGCAGGCGCGCCGGCACTGCGAGGAGCTGTTGGGCTTCCTCTCGCGCTTCCTCGACGTCCGTCAGCTCGACCTTCGGCTGCTCATGCAGGGAGAGGAAGACGTGCGAGCGGCGGGGGTGGCCGCCGGTGACGACGACGCACAGCAGGCACAGCGCCGCGCAGCAGTGGCCAACCTGCAGCTggagcgcggcggcggtggcgaggaGGGGAAGAGCGTGAAGCTGTTCGGCGTACTCCTCAAGGACGCCGCCGCGAGGAAGAGAGGACGGTGCGAGGAGGCGGTGGCCAGCGAGCGGCCCATCAAGATGATCAGGGTCGGCGAGCCGTGGGTCGGCGTGCCGTCGTCGGGCCCGGGGCGGTGCGGCGGCGAGAATTAA